The genomic segment CTGCTCCGGCGTCGAGACGCCGAACCCGACCGCCACCGGGATGGGGGAGGCGCGCCGCACCTCTTCCAGGCGCCGGCGCAGTTCCTCCGTGTCGAACCGCCGCTCGGTGCCCGTGGTGCCCAGCCGCGAGATGACATAGAGGAAGCCGGTGCTCCGGCCGGCGATTTCCCGCAGGCGCCCCGGGCCGGTGGTGGGGGCCGCCAGAAACACCAGCGCCAGGCCCTCCTGCCGGCAGGCTTCCATCAGCTCGTCAGCCTCTTCCGGCGGCAGATCGGGCACGATCAACCCGTCGGCGCCGGCCCGCCGGCAGTCACGCACGTAGGCGCGCTCGCCGTAATGGAAGATGGGGTTGTAATAGCCCATCAGCAGAAGGGGAACCCGCACGCCGGCCTTCCGCAGGCGCGCCACCTGCTCCAGGCACCGCGCCGGCGTCATGCCGGCCTGCAGGGCCAGGTAGCTGGCG from the Anaerolineae bacterium genome contains:
- a CDS encoding tryptophan synthase subunit alpha, with the translated sequence MRGETIVARQGVQALEQAFARAREESRAALITYLTMGYPTAEAALELVPALEAGGADIIELGVPFSDPVADGPAIQRASYLALQAGMTPARCLEQVARLRKAGVRVPLLLMGYYNPIFHYGERAYVRDCRRAGADGLIVPDLPPEEADELMEACRQEGLALVFLAAPTTGPGRLREIAGRSTGFLYVISRLGTTGTERRFDTEELRRRLEEVRRASPIPVAVGFGVSTPEQ